In one window of Denticeps clupeoides chromosome 2, fDenClu1.1, whole genome shotgun sequence DNA:
- the LOC114784904 gene encoding synaptic vesicle membrane protein VAT-1 homolog, whose translation MSGEEQPTVDTEQEQEPPAGDGGEKVVEQEVFTYRSLVLTGYGGYDKVRLQLKQGRPAPGGGEVAVRVRACGLNFSDLMARQGLYERLPTPPVTPGMECAGLVEAVGEGVEDRRVGDRVLVVAKCGLWQEMVLAPADHTFPMPEGMSYEEGAALPINYVTAHMMLFHMANVRAAQSVLVHMAAGGVGIAATQLCQTVKDVTVFGTASASKHEAIKEGGVTHPIDYRTTDYVEEIRKISPKGVDVVLDPLGGSDTQKGFNLLKPMGTLIMYGSANRLSGQKKNLLAVAKTWYNQFSINALSLMHANKAVCGFHLGYLDDFDLTAQVMNVLLELYAQGKIKPRIDSTYHFEQVSDAMRRMQERHNIGKVVLLPEPKPEEDQKESQKDDKNEEDQKNEDPKEEAKQEDAVKPEES comes from the exons ATGTCCGGAGAGGAGCAGCCGACCGTAGACacggagcaggagcaggagccgCCGGCGGGAGATGGAGGGGAGAAGGTGGTGGAGCAGGAGGTCTTCACCTACCGCTCCCTGGTCCTCACGGGCTACGGGGGCTACGACAAGGTCCGGCTGCAGCTGAAGCAGGGCCGGCCGGCGCCCGGCGGCGGAGAGGTGGCGGTGCGGGTCCGGGCCTGCGGGCTCAACTTCTCCGACCTGATGGCCAGGCAGGGTCTGTACGAGCGCCTGCCGACCCCGCCCGTCACGCCCGGCATGGAGTGCGCCGGCCTGGTGGAGGCCGTGGGCGAGGGGGTGGAGGACAGGAGA GTCGGGGACCGGGTTTTGGTGGTGGCCAAGTGTGGCTTATGGCAGGAGATGGTGCTGGCCCCGGCCGATCACACCTTCCCGATGCCCGAGGGCATGAGCTACGAGGAGGGGGCGGCGCTGCCCATCAACTACGTCACCGCCCACATGATGCTGTTCCACATGGCCAACGTCAGAGCCGCGCAGAGCGTGCTGGTGCACATGGCCGCAG GTGGAGTTGGCATTGCTGCCACCCAGCTGTGCCAGACGGTGAAGGACGTCACAGTTTTCGGCACGGCCTCGGCCAGCAAACACGAGGCCATTAAGGAGGGCGGAGTCACGCATCCCATCGACTACCGCACCACGGATTATGTTGAGGAGATCCGTAAGATCAGTCCCAAAG GGGTAGATGTAGTGCTTGATCCTTTGGGCGGTTCTGATACCCAGAAAGGCTTTAATCTGTTGAAGCCCATGGGCACCCTCATCATGTATG GTTCTGCTAACAGGTTGAGCGGACAGAAGAAGAACCTGCTGGCCGTGGCGAAGACCTGGTACAACCAGTTCTCCATCAACGCCCTCAGCCTGATGCACGCCAACAAGGCCGTGTGTGGCTTCCACCTGGGCTACCTGGACGACTTCGACCTCACGGCTCAGGTGATGAACGTCCTGCTGGAGCTGTACGCCCAGGGCAAGATCAAGCCCCGCATCGACTCCACCTACCACTTCGAGCAG gTGAGCGATGCAATGAGAAGGATGCAGGAGAGGCACAACATCGGGAAGGTGGTCCTGCTTCCCGAGCCCAAGCCTGAGGAGGACCAGAAGGAGAGCCAAAAAGATGACAAGAACGAGGAGGATCAGAAAAACGAGGATCCCAAGGAGGAGGCGAAGCAGGAAGACGCCGTAAAGCCGGAGGAGAGTTAG
- the LOC114784929 gene encoding uncharacterized protein LOC114784929, with the protein MDEQENTVLVSRLPTDVCEKRLADKLLIHFLRRRNGGGEVASVRVPTATPGTAHVTFEDREVARRVAERRKHVLSVGNKDYEITVSALSRKLHPDEIFPLTSVVVDYGKLPGGRESISCLQPAFPDVLFAFDGEAALCTLRGRYSVVQALTRRVLDAQSASEKPEDPPAERTEVSRPHRGGEDGEAEPPGHVGAASQEEYYHLSREPDARDARDTRDQLNEDDCCLVIDSDVFSYLRRHSSEEYEDILHRHAVDVLDVVTEDVTALYLRPKAGCGGRSLRAALEELTSLHWEKEARLRKERVEKSSMAAGGLEPALEMLGQSLPEVMVTEDDRHVYLIGSGGDVAEAKRRLLDGVAAEFGDEKKKSSALALSGTKMTGLEDAPPTDDPRRGLDQLFKSHRSSASTKSLKIAANFSEGLRGFHPSQEVHLADENVPDYHQTHSLPIIKPALKDVAPNATSEDTLFKKASHGLGTNHLSGKVPSGSDTSEGGHSFTMETRFSWLNLKDIQAPKETDEDSLFRRPGPHGSTLDGIRVPPNLLASEASARPTVSSFSLNVARKKPACPALKRTSSFSGGAKSGRNDPKNNAAGSSSPPRRASFSLDQQSSKSAQRPASEEAYSVVLLVPVDIWAYIKDVYKVQVEDVTSDLQFKEVESDTTVNLHLKGADLKNVEASQKALQKLISVTTVDFVKLGVPLDALGLSDPTDEGLVDICLMLKEHAKKVRICCGGESVFISGPKLWSEKVKTVLIQETNNRRTMAKKDTRFSTADGGQALSRVEREKKDARRSSVPDVPRSGDGLRGDQARRLLGVDQDQEPPLTTDRKGTMEIKSCGQREMGGAADKPRRSTVHSVDADGSGESVEGTKTSDKKGGGPPASCVCGVDGDAVSRPASTPDRGPPGIRGSVRFSELSLSLPGHAKDTLIKITYTVPDGVQAPDHPCPGAPFRGGDFDAFLPRNDTTLRMLPYLQRAFSQGLTFTVKAAEPGPRGPAEHRVAWGRIPHKTKTSGGKSGNGFPDAGFLKQLARALEPVGFRE; encoded by the exons ATGGACGAGCAGGAGAACACCGTGCTGGTGAGCCGCCTGCCCACGGACGTGTGCGAGAAGCGCCTGGCCGACAAGCTGCTGATCCACTTCTTACGCAGGAGGAACGGCGGCGGCGAGGTGGCCTCCGTGCGCGTCCCCACGGCCACCCCCGGCACGGCGCACGTCACGTTCGAGGACAGAGAAG TGGCGCGGAGAGTGGCTGAGAGACGGAAACACGTCCTGTCAGTTGGGAACAAGGACTACGAGATCACCGTGAGCGCGCTCAGCCGAAAGCTCCATCCGGACGAG ATCTTCCCGCTGACCAGCGTCGTCGTGGACTACGGCAAACTGCCGGGAGGCCGGGAGTCCATTTCCTGTCTGCAGCCGGCGTTCCCGGACGTGCTCTTCGCGTTTGACGGCGAGGCCGCGCTCTGCACCCTGCGAGGCCGCTACTCGGTGGTCCAGGCGCTGACCCGCCGCGTCCTGGACGCGCAG AGCGCGTCGGAGAAGCCGGAAGACCCGCCCGCAGAGAGGACCGAGGTGTCCCGGCCGCACCGCGGCGGCGAAGACGGGGAGGCGGAGCCACCCGGACACGTCGGAG CCGCCAGCCAGGAGGAATATTACCACCTCAGCCGGGAGCCGGACGCGAGGGACGCGAGGGACACGAGGGACCAGCTCAACGAGGACGACTGCTGCTTGGTCATCGACTCCGACGTCTTCTCGTACCTGCGCAGGCACTCCTCCGAGGAGTACGAGGACATCCTCCACCGACACGCCGTGGACGTCTTGGACGTCGTGACCGAGGACGTCACCGCTCTGTATTTACGGCCGAAGGCGGGGTGCGGTGGGCGGAGCCTGCGGGCGGCGCTGGAGGAGCTGACCTCCCTCCACTGGGAGAAGGAGGCGCGGCTGCGCAAGGAGCGCGTGGAGAAAAGCAGCATGGCCGCTGGAGGCCTGGAGCCGGCGCTGGAGATGTTGGGTCAGAGCCTGCCGGAGGTGATGGTCACTGAAGACGACCGTCACGTCTATTTGATCGGGAGTGGCGGCGATGTCGCGGAGGCCAAGCGGCGTCTGCTGGACGGGGTGGCAGCGGAGTTTGGTgacgagaagaagaagagttcCGCGTTGGCTCTGTCGGGCACCAAAATGACGGGGCTTGAAGATGCTCCGCCCACAGACGACCCCCGGCGTGGCCTGGACCAACTTTTTAAATCTCACAGGTCCAGTGCTAGCACCAAATCGCTCAAAATCGCAGCAAATTTCTCTGAAGGCCTCAGGGGTTTTCACCCCAGCCAAGAGGTGCACCTTGCAGATGAGAACGTTCCGGATTATCACCAGACGCACTCTCTTCCCATCATCAAACCAGCGCTGAAAGACGTTGCGCCAAACGCCACAAGTGAGGATACGCTGTTCAAAAAGGCTTCTCACGGTCTGGGGACCAATCATCTCAGCGGTAAGGTTCCAAGTGGGTCAGACACCAGTGAGGGTGGACACTCTTTCACAATGGAGACAAGGTTTTCCTGGCTGAATCTGAAAGACATCCAGGCGCCTAAAGAAACAGATGAAGACTCACTCTTCAGGAGGCCTGGACCTCATGGTTCCACACTGGATGGGATCAGGGTACCTCCAAATCTCTTGGCAAGTGAGGCCTCTGCCCGTCCCACCGTCTCTTCTTTCAGTCTTAACGTTGCCAGGAAGAAACCAGCGTGTCCAGCTCTGAAGCGGACCAGCAGCTTTTCGGGCGGGGCCAAGAGTGGCCGAAATGATCCGAAGAACAATGCCGCTGGCTCCTCTTCACCACCAAGGAGGGCTTCCTTTTCCCTTGACCAGCAATCCAGCAAATCTGCTCAACGTCCGGCATCTGAGGAGGCCTACAGCGTTGTCCTACTTGTTCCTGTAGACATCTGGGCATACATCAAGGATGTCTACAAGGTTCAAGTTGAGGACGTGACTTCTGACTTGCAGTTTAAAGAGGTCGAGTCGGACACAACGGTCAACCTGCACCTGAAGGGCGCCGACCTCAAAAACGTTGAAGCTTCTCAGAAAGCTCTCCAAAAGCTCATCAGCGTGACGACAGTTGACTTTGTCAAACTCGGAGTGCCACTGGACGCACTTGGCCTGTCCGATCCCACGGACGAGGGTCTGGTGGACATCTGTCTGATGTTGAAGGAGCACGCGAAGAAAGTGCGAATCTGTTGCGGCGGTGAGAGCGTCTTCATCTCAGGCCCCAAGCTATGGAGTGAAAAGGTGAAGACGGTCCTCATTCAGGAGACAAATAACAGGAGAACGATGGCAAAGAAGGACACCAGGTTCTCGACCGCAGATGGAGGACAAGCTTTGAGTCGAGTAGAGCGGGAAAAGAAGGACGCGCGCCGAAGCTCAGTTCCAGATGTCCCACGGAGCGGCGATGGCCTGAGAGGAGACCAAGCTCGGAGGCTGCTGGGTGTGGACCAAGACCAAGAACCCCCCTTGACCACGGACAGAAAGGGAACCATGGAGATAAAGTCCTGTGGACAACGCGAAATGGGCGGAGCCGCGGATAAACCACGAAGATCCACAGTCCACAGCGTGGACGCAGACGGCTCTGGAGAGTCGGTTGAAGGGACAAAGACGAGTGACAAGAAAGGCGGCGGCCCGCCcgcaagttgtgtgtgtggggtcgaCGGGGACGCCGTCTCCAGGCCGGCCTCCACGCCAGACAGGGGTCCCCCCGGCATCAGGGGCAGCGTGAGGTTCTCCGAATTGTCCCTGAGCCTCCCGGGACACGCCAAGGACACCCTGATCAAGATCACGTACACCGTCCCAGACGGCGTGCAGGCG ccGGACCACCCCTGTCCCGGGGCGCCGTTCCGGGGCGGCGACTTCGACGCCTTCCTGCCGCGGAACGACACGACGCTGCGAATGCTGCCGTACCTGCAGAGGGCCTTCAGCCAGGGCCTGACCTTCACGGTGAAGGCAGCCGAGCCGGGGCCACGAGGGCCCGCAGAGCACCGCGTCGCGTGGGGACGCATCCCTCACAAGACCAAGACGAGCGGAGGGAAGTCGGG AAACGGCTTCCCGGACGCAGGGTTCCTCAAGCAGCTGGCCAGGGCGCTGGAGCCGGTGGGCTTCCGAGAGTGA
- the LOC114784559 gene encoding probable phosphatase phospho1, giving the protein MAEMSPPQSARFLVLFDFDETMVSESSDDAVVRAAPGQALPAWLRAAFRPGRYNEHMQRILAYLWEQGVTEESIRREVERIPATPGLPALLDFLRSHRRDFECVVLSDANTYFIEAWLQRAGARQLFLEVFTNPASFDADGRLALLPFHSHGCPRCPENMCKQLVLQEYLLRRLRERGGDFQRVFYIGDGANDVCPSLVLREQDTALARRDFPMHRMLVDMRPGAFKASVVPWASGEDVVDCLRKFVEDR; this is encoded by the coding sequence ATGGCAGAGATGTCCCCGCCGCAAAGCGCTCGCTTCCTGGTGCTGTTCGACTTCGACGAGACCATGGTGAGCGAGAGCAGCGACGACGCGGTGGTCCGAGCCGCGCCGGGCCAGGCCCTCCCCGCCTGGCTCCGCGCCGCGTTCCGGCCGGGCCGCTACAACGAGCACATGCAGCGCATCCTGGCGTACCTGTGGGAGCAGGGCGTGACCGAGGAGTCCATCCGGCGGGAGGTGGAGCGGATCCCGGCCACGCCCGGCCTCCCGGCGCTGCTCGACTTCCTGCGCTCGCACCGCCGCGACTTCGAGTGCGTGGTCCTCTCCGACGCCAACACGTACTTCATCGAGGCCTGGCTGCAGAGGGCCGGGGCCCGGCAGCTCTTCCTGGAGGTCTTCACCAACCCCGCCAGCTTCGACGCCGACGGCCGCCTGGCGCTGCTGCCCTTCCACTCGCACGGCTGCCCGCGGTGCCCGGAGAACATGTGCAAGCAGCTCGTCCTGCAGGAGTACCTGCTCCGTCGCCTTCGAGAGCGGGGAGGGGACTTCCAGAGGGTCTTCTACATCGGGGACGGGGCCAACGACGTCTGCCCGTCCTTGGTGCTGCGCGAGCAGGACACGGCGCTGGCCCGCAGGGACTTTCCCATGCACCGGATGCTGGTGGACATGCGGCCCGGTGCCTTCAAGGCTTCCGTCGTGCCATGGGCCAGCGGGGAGGACGTGGTGGACTGCCTGAGGAAGTTCGTGGAGGACAGATGA